DNA from Magnetococcales bacterium:
ATGGCGGAGCGAAGGGGGTAGTCATTTCGCCTTCATTCGTCAGGATGGTCGCGCATTGGTCATCCCGGCCCGCAGGCCGATTCGGGCGGTGTACGTCAGGAAATTTGTCCAGTTCATCCAGAGAGAGTGACCCATGGCCAATCTTGAAGAGTACCCATTTGAAATCAGGCCTTTGACTCCCGATGAGGGGGGTGGATTTTTGATCACATTCACGGACTTCAACGAGTGCTTTTCCGACGGTGAGACCCCGCAGGAGGCCATCGAAAACGGCATGGACGCACTGAAAGAGGTTATCCTGGCTCTGCAAGAGTTTGGTTTTCCCGTGCCTGCTCCCGGTTCTGGTGGCCTCTCCGGGAAATTCATGGCCAGGGTTCCGAAGACCTTGCATGCCAGGCTCGTCACCAGAGCGCGGCGCGAAGGAGTGAGCCTCAATGCATTGGTTACAATGTTGCTGGCTGAAGGAATTGGGATGCGAGGCAAAGACGTTCATGTCTGATCAATCTTAATCAGGCCAAATTACCCATGAACCAGGTCCAGGAAATGCTGCGCCTGATGCGCGTCGATAAACCCATTGGCACCTGGCTGCTGCTGTGGCCCTCCTGGTGGGCCTTGACGGCGGCCAGACCGGGGCAACCGGATTGGACTCTCTACCTGATTTTCGGTTTG
Protein-coding regions in this window:
- a CDS encoding type II toxin-antitoxin system HicB family antitoxin; this encodes MANLEEYPFEIRPLTPDEGGGFLITFTDFNECFSDGETPQEAIENGMDALKEVILALQEFGFPVPAPGSGGLSGKFMARVPKTLHARLVTRARREGVSLNALVTMLLAEGIGMRGKDVHV